One genomic region from Pseudomonas hormoni encodes:
- a CDS encoding class I SAM-dependent methyltransferase gives MKQVHHSAAAGYKTAADTYVRGRPDYPPQVADWLTGTLGLNADKSVVDLGAGTGKFTGQLVATGAQVIAVEPVPQMLEKLSEAWPDVLAVSGTAMDLPLPDASVDVVICAQAFHWFASDEALTEIARVLKPGGKLGLVWNSRDTCVSWVPRLDAIVNALEGDTPRFYTGAWRRAFPHAAFGPLQEQEFSHGHTGSPEDVIFNRVRSTSFVSALPAVERAKVDEQVRALIDAEPELRGKDVVTVPYVTAAFVAVKVI, from the coding sequence ATGAAACAGGTCCATCACTCAGCGGCCGCCGGTTACAAAACTGCCGCAGACACCTACGTTCGCGGTCGTCCGGATTATCCCCCGCAAGTGGCCGACTGGCTGACAGGCACGCTGGGTTTGAACGCGGATAAATCCGTGGTCGATCTGGGCGCCGGGACTGGCAAGTTCACCGGTCAGCTGGTGGCGACCGGGGCGCAGGTGATTGCCGTGGAGCCGGTGCCGCAGATGCTCGAAAAATTATCCGAAGCCTGGCCTGATGTATTGGCGGTAAGTGGCACCGCCATGGACCTGCCGCTGCCGGACGCGTCGGTGGATGTGGTGATCTGCGCCCAGGCCTTCCACTGGTTTGCCAGCGACGAAGCCCTGACTGAAATTGCCCGGGTGCTCAAACCCGGCGGCAAGCTGGGGCTGGTGTGGAACTCGCGCGACACTTGCGTGAGCTGGGTGCCCAGACTGGATGCGATCGTCAATGCGCTGGAGGGCGACACTCCGCGTTTCTACACCGGAGCCTGGCGTCGGGCATTTCCGCATGCTGCGTTCGGACCGCTGCAAGAGCAGGAGTTCAGCCATGGGCATACGGGCTCGCCGGAAGATGTGATTTTCAACCGCGTGCGCTCCACCAGTTTCGTCTCGGCATTGCCGGCAGTGGAGCGGGCGAAGGTGGATGAGCAGGTGCGGGCGTTGATTGATGCCGAGCCTGAGCTGCGGGGCAAGGATGTGGTGACGGTGCCGTATGTGACGGCGGCGTTTGTGGCGGTGAAAGTCATTTAG
- a CDS encoding cytochrome b, whose protein sequence is MNDLNPDSPIRYDRLTMALHWLTAVLVIGMFASAQVWEQLAKGTPLRKELQALHISCGILLAVIVITRLLWRLSRGRRLPPANRGVMNMTAKTAHLALYALLLSQIVLGFLFRWAQAEPFNFFGLFDVSTLISFDKSMKSVFGGLHEQVAWAIVILAGLHALMALVHHYGLRDNTLRRMLPGRGLN, encoded by the coding sequence GTGAACGACCTGAACCCGGATTCGCCGATACGTTATGACCGCCTGACCATGGCGCTGCACTGGCTGACCGCCGTGCTGGTGATCGGCATGTTCGCCAGCGCCCAGGTCTGGGAACAACTGGCCAAGGGCACGCCACTGCGCAAGGAGTTGCAGGCATTGCATATTTCCTGCGGCATCCTGCTCGCGGTGATCGTCATCACCCGACTGCTCTGGCGTCTGTCCCGGGGTCGGCGCTTGCCGCCCGCCAATCGGGGCGTCATGAATATGACGGCGAAGACCGCTCACCTGGCGCTCTATGCGTTATTGCTGAGTCAGATCGTGCTCGGTTTCCTGTTTCGCTGGGCCCAGGCAGAACCATTCAACTTTTTTGGCCTGTTCGATGTCTCAACCTTGATCAGCTTCGATAAAAGCATGAAATCGGTGTTCGGCGGCCTGCACGAACAGGTGGCGTGGGCCATCGTGATTCTGGCCGGGCTGCATGCGCTCATGGCGTTGGTACACCATTACGGCTTGCGTGATAACACGTTGCGCCGCATGTTGCCGGGGCGTGGTTTGAACTGA
- a CDS encoding tetratricopeptide repeat protein, translated as MNRRFAVFTAPLLLAAALSSSLALANGDDEEPAKPNCPKGQVWDSKSQKCVMQNSSLVPDADRTDYAYRLAKDGRYEEALALLDTLKNPNTAKALNYRGYATRKLGHTDEGIGYYLQSVKLDPQYAQVREYLGEAYVIKGRLDLAQEQLQQIKSICGSTCEEYQDLAEAIHDSSKT; from the coding sequence ATGAATCGCCGTTTTGCTGTTTTTACCGCCCCGCTGCTGCTCGCCGCTGCGTTGTCCAGCTCCTTGGCATTGGCCAACGGCGATGACGAAGAACCCGCCAAGCCAAACTGCCCCAAAGGCCAGGTCTGGGACAGCAAATCGCAGAAATGCGTGATGCAGAACAGCAGCCTCGTACCGGACGCCGACCGCACCGACTATGCTTACCGCCTGGCCAAGGACGGGCGTTATGAAGAAGCCCTGGCCTTGCTCGATACGCTGAAAAACCCGAACACCGCCAAAGCGCTCAACTATCGCGGCTATGCCACGCGTAAACTGGGGCACACCGACGAGGGCATCGGTTATTACCTGCAATCGGTCAAACTCGATCCGCAGTACGCGCAAGTCCGCGAATACCTCGGCGAAGCGTATGTGATCAAGGGCCGCCTGGACCTCGCGCAAGAGCAGTTGCAGCAGATCAAATCGATCTGCGGCAGCACCTGCGAGGAATACCAGGACCTGGCCGAAGCCATCCACGATTCATCGAAAACCTGA
- a CDS encoding RNA polymerase sigma factor translates to MGQHLARLWRYGLLLSRQRHVAEDLVQATCVRALERAGQFVPGTRMDRWLLSILHSIWLNEVRARRVRQGQGQVDADSALSFDGEHAAQTHVLATQVIRRVDALPEAQRETVFLAYVEGLSYREVAEVLDVPIGTVMSRLAAARAKLAEYPPLLHAVPNPTTGERR, encoded by the coding sequence CTGGGCCAGCACCTGGCGCGTTTATGGCGCTACGGCCTGCTGCTGTCCCGGCAACGGCATGTCGCCGAAGACCTGGTGCAGGCCACCTGCGTGCGGGCGCTTGAGCGTGCCGGGCAATTTGTCCCCGGCACCCGCATGGACCGCTGGCTGCTGAGCATCCTGCATTCGATCTGGCTCAACGAAGTGCGCGCGCGGCGGGTGCGTCAGGGCCAGGGGCAGGTGGATGCCGATAGCGCCCTGTCGTTCGACGGTGAACACGCCGCGCAAACCCACGTGCTCGCGACGCAGGTGATCCGGCGCGTCGATGCACTGCCCGAAGCCCAGCGCGAAACCGTGTTTCTGGCCTACGTCGAAGGGTTGTCCTATCGCGAAGTCGCCGAAGTGCTGGACGTGCCCATCGGCACGGTCATGAGCCGACTGGCCGCCGCACGGGCGAAACTGGCCGAGTATCCGCCGTTGTTGCACGCCGTGCCGAACCCAACCACCGGAGAACGTCGATGA